One segment of Haliotis asinina isolate JCU_RB_2024 chromosome 12, JCU_Hal_asi_v2, whole genome shotgun sequence DNA contains the following:
- the LOC137257571 gene encoding UDP-3-O-(3-hydroxymyristoyl)glucosamine N-acyltransferase-like codes for MAGTGMRRSGAGIGDRLWNDESCDGRRWRIGGRSEVIGCGMVSGVMIGDRSEVIGCGMVSGVMIGDRSEVIGCGMVSGVMIGDRSEVIGCGMVSGVMIGDRSEVIGCGMVSGVMIGDRSEVIGCGMVSGVMIGDRSEVIGCGMVSGVMIGDRSEMTGCGMVSDVMIGDRRSE; via the coding sequence ATGGCAGGTACAGGGATGCGGAGATCGGGTGCAGGGATCGGGGACCGGCTGTGGAATGATGAGTCGTGTGATGGTCGGAGATGGAGGATCGGAGGTCGGAGTGAAGTGATAGGTTGTGGAATGGTGAGTGGTGTGATGATCGGAGATCGGAGTGAAGTGATAGGTTGTGGAATGGTGAGTGGTGTGATGATCGGAGATCGGAGTGAAGTGATAGGTTGTGGAATGGTGAGTGGTGTGATGATCGGAGATCGGAGTGAAGTGATAGGTTGTGGAATGGTGAGTGGTGTGATGATCGGAGATCGGAGTGAAGTGATAGGTTGTGGAATGGTGAGTGGTGTGATGATCGGAGATCGGAGTGAAGTGATAGGTTGTGGAATGGTGAGTGGTGTGATGATCGGAGATCGGAGTGAAGTGATAGGTTGTGGAATGGTGAGTGGTGTGATGATCGGAGATCGGAGTGAAATGACAGGTTGTGGAATGGTGAGCGATGTGATGATCGGAGATCGGAGATCGGAGTGA